Proteins encoded by one window of Nicotiana tabacum cultivar K326 chromosome 10, ASM71507v2, whole genome shotgun sequence:
- the LOC142164992 gene encoding zinc finger BED domain-containing protein RICESLEEPER 3-like, with the protein MADTSRVSDVGSSESLPITVDSNTNTIDTQDSKKRKSMQPRFDVWNHFVKFDVNGVGKAQCQYCKQAYASNSSKNGTTGLKNHLLRCKEYPLNIAKDNSQTLLNFQSYQNDEGSIWKFDQKVVRRDLIEMIVIDELPFSFVENEGFMNHKGEEMAKSIRDCLLEWKLDKVFTITVDNASSNDVTVKELSK; encoded by the exons ATGGCAGATACAAGTAGAGTAAGTGATGTTGGTTCAAGTGAAAGTTTACCTATTACGGTAGATAGTAACACCAATACCATTGATACTCAAGATTCCAAGAAAAGGAAATCCATGCAACCTAGGTTTGACGTTTGGAACCATTTTGTTAAATTTGATGTTAATGGGGTTGGGAAAGCACAGTGTCAATATTGTAAACAAGCTTATGCTTCTAATTCATCTAAGAATGGAACAACAGGATTGAAGAATCATTTGCTTAGATGCAAAGAATACCCACTTAACATTGCTAAAGATAATAGTCAAACATTGCTAAATTTTCAATCTTACCAAAATGATGAAGGAtcaatttggaaatttgatcaaaaAGTGGTTAGGAGGGACTTAATTGAGATGATAGTTATTGATGAACTACCATTTAGCTTTGTAGAAAATGAAGGCTTTATGAA TCATAAGGGTGAAGAGATGGCTAAATCTATTAGGGATTGTTTGCTTGAATGGAAATTAGACAAGGTTTTCACTATCACCGTGGACAATGCTTCTTCAAATGATGTCACAGTCAAAGAATTGTCTaaatag